The DNA window AAGAACGGGGGTTTTTGCGGAAACCCGTCGAGTTCATTTTAGATCTGCTACAGATTACTCTGTTGAAGAGACATGGCTCATGAAGCGTTTTGGGATTAAGCAACTTGGGATCAATACCTCAGGATCAGGCCCTAAGGCTAGGATTCTGATACCTGGTATTCTCGAGTGTGAGCGTGTTTCTTCTGAATTGGCTGAGATCGACAGTCAGCGAGAATAGATGGATTGCGAAGCTGGGCTCCGAAAATCCTGAGAAGATACCCAGTAGCGTGCAGAGCGATGGGCGGATTTTGAGTGAAGGGGGGGAGATCTTTAGTTCCAGATCAAAATTGGCCTTTCATGAGGTCATCTTTCCTTTAGCGTTGTGTGAAACCTCTTTATGAAAACAAAGCCGCTAATAGCTCTCTTCACTTCTCTCATTGTTGCTATCCTATATTCTGGGTGTGCATCTGTCACTCGAGGCACGATGGACGTCCTTGAGGTTCGGTCTGAGCCACCTGGTGCTCTTGTCGAAGTCACTCGGAAAGGAGCGGCATTCGATAAAAAAGAAATTGAGCAGAATCGGCTCTCAAAGGATGGGTCAAGGGCATTTGGGCCTTTGGTGGCAACCACCCCGGCCGCATTTAATTTGAAGCGAGAAGGTAACTACGAAGTTATAATTAGTAAGGAGGGGTACGAAACGCTCTATGTTGATGTAACGCACGAGACCGCTGGAGCTGGAGGGGCTGGGATGGCCGGGAATATAATACTAGGAGGAGTCATCGGGGCGGCAATAGATGCCAACTCTGGTGCAACACAAGATCTCACTCCAAATCCTGTTATTGTTGATCTCCAGAGTTTAAATGGGGCTCCTTCGGCGAAAACTGCGAAAGAGGAAGGTTTAGATGAAGAGACTGCCAATCGGTTAGAATTACTTAAGATGATCTATGAAACAGGGAAGATCACTGAAGAGCAATATCTGGCTAAGCGAGCACAGATGTTACAGGGCGAATAGACAGGACAGGTGACACCCAGAATACGCCGCGTGGTGACGGTTAGGGGCATGGGAGAATCTGTCAGATCAAATCGTGACTATCTCGCATTAATAAGGATCTGGCCATTGTGCACCTGCCTCCAACGTAATGCGGATGAACTTGTTTGGACGTGGGCCAGATAAAACTAGTAGGGAATGGATCGAAAAGTGGCCTGCCTCGTCCCAATCAAAGACCTCCTCTCGGAGGAGCATTCTTTGAGAATCCTGATCACAGCCATTACTTCGATGAAGAGAAAAAAGTCCCCAAAAAATCTGTGCCCATCTGTGAAATCCGTGATTGAAAGAATGTTCACCTCGCGCCCGCTTCGCTCGAGCCGCAGATCTTTTCAATAACCACGAGGCTACATTAGGTCTTCCCAGTAAATCCCTTTGCGCGGACTGTTTTCTTCTACTTCCCACTCTGGGCGCACGGTTACTGAGATTTCGATCTCTTGCTCTCCCCCACCGCTCACTGCTCCTTTGATGGGGGCTACATCCTGATAGTCTCGGCCTCGGGCGACATGGATATGCTCTTCATTCACAAATAGAGCATTCGCTGGATCAAGATCCACCCACCCGATCTCTGGGACGTATGTTGTCACCCATGCATGTGAGGCGTCCGCTCCTTCCAAGCGAGGCTGCTCCTCGGGAGGGTGCGTTAGGATGTAGCCACTCACATATCCTGCCGCGAACCCCATCCCGCGCAGACAGGCGATCATGAAATGCGCGAAATCCTGGCACACGCCCCCGCGCTTCTCAAAAAACTCCGTGAGCGGCGTGTTGATATCGGTAGCTTCATTGTCGAAGTCAAAATCCTGATGAATGCCATCACACAAGCGCTTGACCCCCTCTAGGTAGGGCCGGTTGGGATCGATGAACTGGCGTGCATAAGCCACAAATTCGTCCTTGGGCTGGGTCCACTCGGAAGGAAAACGAAAGTCAGCCGCATCCACCCCTTCTCGGGTAATGGGGTTCACTAAAAACCGGTGCACTTCAGCAGCGCTGGGCGAGTCTTCAGGATCCGGTATTGCTCGCACCAGCTTTTGCACTTGGGCCCGCATCTCGACCGTGAGCTCTGAGTGACTCTCCGCAATGGAAAACTGATGCCGGATATTGCCAAAATAATCGAGGCCCTCGGTCAAATCGTCAGGGCGCGGAGTCACTTGTAGAGAAAAGCGCTCAAGCGTCTGTTGGTTTGAATTCAGCGGAGACAGGAACGCTGCGTGGTGACTGATAGCGACCGGATAGGAGTAGCTGTATACCGTCCTATGATGAACGAAATAGCGCAGGGCTTTATTGACGTCAGTGATCATGATCGTGTTCCGTCTAAATCGATCCAGTCTGCTGGAGATGAGGGAGGTTCACCACGCTCTCTTGTCGGCGTGTGATGGCAAAAAACTGCTCACTGACTTGGTCAGACACAGCGAACAAGGCATCTTGAATTCGACCGAGGAATGCGTCCAATGCGCGCATTTGTATCCGATCTTCGAAGTCAGCGAAAGCGTCAGGCGATTCTACGGCAATTACTCCAGACAGCCGATGAACCAACAACGACATTGGTGAACGCGCTGTTTCGCGCACAGCATCGGGCAGGCGTTCTGCCAGATCCTGAAGCATGTCTACCTGAAATTGTATGCCTCGCGGATTAGTGCGGTCCCAGATAACGAGATCAAGAATCGCATCTATTTTAAACGTGCTCAGGTTACGACGCCGGTAGGTCAGCATGGAATCCAGCACTCCCAAAATATGCTTCAATGAATTATCCGTGGGCTCCTCGGTCTGACAAATCGCCGCACGCAGCATGCCAGCGATATTCATTGCACGCTCGATCCGACGCCCGATCTCAATAAAAATCCAGCCGTGACCACGGGTCATGTTTTCGGCGATTAGACCTGAGAAAGCAGCAAGGTGGAGCTGCGTGCGATCGACAGCCCGGAAGGAGAGATCACTCAGCTCTTCATGGTAGCCCACAGGCGGAGCCGAAAATGTAAGCCCACGGAGGATGCCAGATACTTGATTACTCAAACGCTCCCTTACACTCGATGCGGTTCGCTGCACCTGGGCTACGCTATCGATGAGGCTTCCCGGAAGCTTTTCATCCCAGATTAACGCGCTCAGCACTTCGACTGAGTCGAGATAGGTCCAATTATGACGGTCTTCGAGTCTAAGTCGTGGATAGTCTTCAGCAGGGATCAGAGCACGCAGCAACGGGCCCAGACCATCGAGGTCGCTCACATCTTCGGGATCGACCACGGCATCAATCGACTCTTTCAGCACACGTGCGAGGTGGTCGGCTCGTTCAGCATACCGACCGAGCCAAAAAAGATTATCCGCCACCCGACTAGGCAATTGAGGATGCAATGGAACGCGCTTGGATTTATGCTTCGTTTGGCCCAATGACTGCGAGCGCGGCGTATTCCCCTCTTTTCGTATCCAAATATCCTTACTGAGTCCGCCGTGCTGCATCGACACAGACACGTTTTCGATACTCGGTGATATACGCCCCAATCCACCTGGCATGAGCATCCAGCCTTTTTCAGAAGGCACCATGAACACGCGGACCAAGAAATGCCGGGGTTGGATATTTCCCTCCTGATACACCGGGGCTGTAGCTTGCGAGACACCCTCCTGGGCACACCACATTTCAGGCTCTTGCTCAATCAAAGCCCGCACCTGCTCCAATTCCTGGCCGCTTAGATTGGGCCCAAAAAAGGTCGCACGCTCGCGCTCATGAAAGACGGGCTTAACAATAAGCTTAGAAAGGTTGTCTAATACATAGGCGCGCTCCCGCACTTGCCCACACCACCATGTCGCCACACTGGGAATCAGTAACTCTTCTCCCAAAACGTGCTGACTCAGACTCGGCAAAAATGCAGGCAAGGCAGCCGATTCCAAAACGCCGACGCCCAATGAATTAGCAATCACCACCTGGCCTTCACGGACTACATTAACCAGCCCTGGCACACCGAGCATCGACTCCGCACGAAATTCCAGCGGGTCTGACCAAGAAGCATCTAAACGCCGCACAATCACATCGATCTGCTGCAGTCCCTCAATCGTCTTTAAAAAGACTTTGTTATCCCGCACGGTAAGGTCTGCGCCTTCCACCAGAGGGTAGCCCAGGTTGCGAGCCAGATAGGCTTGTTCAAAATAGGTTTCATTGAGTGGCCCCGGTGTAAGGACGACTATAGTTGGATCACTCTTACCATTCGGCCCCATCTGAACAAAGGAATCGTGGAGCTGCCGCACAAATGGCTGGAGACGCCGGATCTGTGCATCACGCATTAGACCCGGCACAACGCGCGTACTCAACGTTCTGTTCTCCAACGAATAACCCAAGCCCGATGCCGCTTCCAATCGATCTGACAAAACCCACCAACTTCCATCCGGGGACCGAGCCAGATCCGCAGCGTAGAAATTGATCCAACGACCCTCCTTCGGCACCGTGCCGTTGCACGGGCGAAGGAACAAAGGATTCCCCAAGACCAACGCAGCCGGATAGTGCCCTTCCGAAAGCAGGCGGCGGCGGCCATAAAAATCAGCAGCCAAATGATTGAGCAATGTGACCCGCTGCGTCATCGCCTGCTCGACAAACCCCCACTCATTCTCCGAAAAGATCAATGGAAGCATGTCCATGGTCCAAGAGCGCGTGCGATCCGACTCGGAAGAATAAACGTTATAGGTGATACCGTTTTCCTCAATTAGGTCGCGCAACAACCGATCGCGCTGAACTAGATCTTCAGAAGTGAATCTCTGGATCTTCTGCCATACTGCTGCCCAGCCTTCACGGACGCCCCCAAACTCATCAAAGAGCTCATCATAATACCCGTCCACACCGCTGTAGCCGTGGTGGATATGAAGATTGTTGAGCGTGGGACTGTGAGCCATGAGTTCGCAGGTAGTTTCAACCCAATCTATCGGATCACAAACCACAAATTTCATAGATCGAATCAGGATGGTCAGATCCGTGATTGCTGCTGGCGTGCAGATCAACAAATTCTTCGGTATGAACGCAACTGATACACCTTCCATCGGCTTTATCGGACTCGGTGTCATGGGGTCTTCCATGGCAGGCCATATCTTGAAATCGGGGTATCCGCTGACCGTTTTCAATCGAACTCGAAGCAAAGCAGATCATCTGATTGATGCCGGTGCAGTCTGGGCGAATTCGCCGGCTGAAGTAGCGAAAAAGTCTGATATCATCTTCACGATCATTGGTGACCCCTCTGACGTGAAGCGGGTCTATCTTGAGGACGATGGACTCGTTCAATCCGCTCATTCGGGAACCATGTTGGTGGATATGACGACCTCATCACCCAAACTGGCTCAACAAATTTCTGAGGTCGCGGCAACAAAGGATATTTCTGTATTAGATGCACCCGTGTCTGGCGGAGATCGGGGCGCGCGCGAAGCCACCCTTTCCATCATGATCGGCGGCAATGAGGCTGCCTATGGTCGCATCCTTCCCATCCTGAAAGTAATGGGGAAAAACATCGTTTATCAAGGTCCTGCTGGCTCCGGCCAACATACTAAGATGGCCAATCAAATCGCTGTCGCAGCCGGCATGTTTGGCATTACTGAATCGCTCGCCTACGCAAAGAAATCCGGACTCGATCCAGAAAAAGTACTCCAAAGCATCTCCAGCGGTGCTGCCGGAAGCTGGAGCCTAAGCAACCTCGCCCCACGCATCCTAAACGGCGATTTTGCTCCCGGCTTCTTCGTGAAACACTTTATCAAAGACATGCGCATCGCCCTAGAATCTGCCGAATCCATGGAGCTATCTCTCCCCTGTCTCGAAATGGCAAAAGCTTCTTACGACCGCCTGGCTGCACTGGGCCATGAAAACCTGGGCACGCAAGCACTCGCAAAGCTCTATTTTTCATAGTCTCTCGCCTGTAGTTACAGGCGTTTATTATCCCTCGGCTCCTGCCGACATTTAGGGTTAATATGAACCCTTATCAAGAAAGCGATGAGATCGACGGCTCACGCGACATTACCCGTAAACCGCCTAAAGCCTACCATAACTCTGATTTTATCGGAAGCGTCGCCGCGCGTCATATCCGCGTTCAGTGCGAATTGCTGGAGCCCTACTATCGCTTTCGTGGCGAACACGTAAACCACACTATCGTATTTTTCGAATCGGCTCGTATCCAACCTCGTGACGTTATCGAACAAAAACTCGAGCTAGCCCGACGCACTGGGACGGGAGCGCATACGCCTGATATGTCCGAAGAGATAGAGGCTCTGGAAAAGGAATTAACGGTCAGCCGCTATTATGAAGATGCGCGCCGGATGGCAAAACAGCTTACCGAATGGTCAGACGCCACATTCCCTAAGGAAGAGGATCGCTATTACATCAGTTCTGGGGGTGGGCCCGGCATCATGGAAGCTGCCAACCGTGGAGCCAAAGAAGCGGGTGGACGATCCATCGGGCTTGGCATCTCTCTGCCCTTCGAAGCGAGTAACAATCCCTACATCACACCCGATCTCAGTTTCGAATTCCACTATTTCTTCGTTCGTAAATATTGGTTTCTGTATCCGGCGAAGGCAATTGTCATCTTTCCCGGAGGCTTCGGAACGATGGATGAATTCTTTGAAGTCGTGACCCTGATCCAAACCCAGAAAATCAGAAAAAAAATGCCTATCGTCCTCTATGGCCACGACTATTGGGATGGGCTGATTAACTTCGAAAAATTTAAAGACCTGGGACTCATCTCTCCTGAAGATTTGGATCTATTTAAAATCATCGACGATGTGGATGAAGCGCAGGAATACATCATTCGGAAAATCGCAGATTATAAAATAAACGACCAAGATTCAGTTAAATGAGAATCCGGTCCGAAGTTCGCTTTTCTTACTAAATAAGATCACCTTCTCAAAAACGACATAGCCCACCACCAGCCGGAGCCAACATGAGTGAAACATTGCCAGAAATAAGAATGGAGACAGTCATCCTCGGAGGCGGATTTGCAGGAGCTTACTGTGCCAAAACCTTGGGCAAACTCATCGAAGGAGAGCACAAGGGAAAAACAGCCCTCATTTCTGAGGAAAATTATTTGGTTTTCCAACCTATGCTTCCTGAAGTCGCAGGCTCAGCACTGGGCGCAAATGCCGTGGTGAACTCCCTTCGGACCTTTGCTAAAGGTGTGACCGTCTTCAAGGGCACTGTTTCTGAGATCAACTACAAGGAGCGCTGCATCCTGCTGAATGCAGGGCACTTCTCCTCAAAAGTAAAAGTCTACTTCGAAAAGCTCGTTGTCGCCCTCGGTGCAGTGATCGATCTGAGTCGCGTACCCGGCATGCCTGAACACGCCTTTCTGATGCAAAACGTCGGAGATGCTATGAAACTGCGGGCAACCGTCATTGGCCGTTTCGAAGAAGCAAACATCCAGACTGACCCAGAGATCAAGCGACGCCTGCTCACATTCGTCGTCGTCGGCGGCGGCTATTCAGGCGTAGAGACGGCCGGGCAAATCATCGACCTATTCCACGGCATTCAAAAATACTATTCGAATATTAAAGATGATGAATTCGAAGTAATCCTTATCCACAGCCGAGACCACCTCCTGCCTACGCTGTCGACGAAATTGGGTAAATACGCCGAAAAGATTCTCAGAAGCCGCGGCTTGAAGGTGATGCTCAACGAGCGCGTTAAAGCCCTTACCTCAAAGCAAGTTTATCTGGGCAATGGCGAGGTGGTCGAGTCCCACACAGTGGTATCCACCGTCGGAAATGCCCCCCACCCCATTGTCGTCGATCTTTGCGAAAAACACGGCATAGAGCATGAGCATGGCCGCATCCGCACCGACTCTGCGATGCGTGTCATTGGCACAGAAGGCATCTACGCTGCTGGCGATTGTGCTGCCGTCCCCCTTTGGAAGAGCGACGAATCCTGCCCGCCCACAGCTCAATTTGCTATGCGGCAAGGCATGCTTCTCGGGAAGAACATTATGGCCGAGGCCCAAGGTAAACCCGTCAAAGATTTCAAATTTACCGGGCTCGGTGAGCTCGCCACGATTGGTCACCGCTCGGCGGTTGCCTCGGTCTTTGGACTTCAATTTTCAGGCTTCTTCGCGTGGTTCATGTGGCGGACAATTTACCTGAGTAAGCTACCTGGCCTAGACAGGAAAATGCGCGTTATGATCGATTGGACGCTCGATCTCTTTTTTCCGCGCGACATCAACATCATCAGCCCACGTTACAGCCGTTCGCTCCAAGAAGTATACCTCGAAAAAGACAACATCCTCTTCAATCCTGGAGAGCCTGCGTTCTCCTTTTACGTCGTGAAATCGGGACGAGTCGACATCGTCGATGGTGACCAACTCATTAAGACCATCGAAGCCGGAGAATTTTTCGGAGAACGCGCCTTGTTCGACGACAACACCTGGCGCTTCCAGGCAATCGCTCGCAAGCCTACGACGCTCATCGCCCTCAGCAGTGGTGAATTCAAGGCAGTCATGGGAACGTCCAAGTATTTTCAGCGCCTCCTCACTCGATCTGCCCAACAATATCGCTCTGGTGAAGACCTCGAAGCCCTGCTTAAGCAGCTCCCGGACAGCCTCCTTGATAGTGAAGTCAAAGACGTCATGCACAGCATGGTTGATTCATTCCCAGTCAACACGTCGGTGTCCGACACCCTCAAAACCTTCAAAGAATCGCGCCATACCATTTACCCAGTTACCGAACCCGATACAGGAAAGTTCCTAGGCGTATTCCGACGCGACGATTTCTACGATTACATAAAGCAAAAAAACGTTTCTGGCTACTCCACACTCGAAGGGTTGCACCTACGTGAACTCCCTCAGATTCATCCCATGTTCCCCGTGCGGCTGGCGTTGGAAATCATGGTGCGCGAAGGATCAAACAAGGTGATCGCTACGGAAGACAACACGATCTC is part of the Opitutales bacterium genome and encodes:
- a CDS encoding FAD-dependent oxidoreductase, which codes for MSETLPEIRMETVILGGGFAGAYCAKTLGKLIEGEHKGKTALISEENYLVFQPMLPEVAGSALGANAVVNSLRTFAKGVTVFKGTVSEINYKERCILLNAGHFSSKVKVYFEKLVVALGAVIDLSRVPGMPEHAFLMQNVGDAMKLRATVIGRFEEANIQTDPEIKRRLLTFVVVGGGYSGVETAGQIIDLFHGIQKYYSNIKDDEFEVILIHSRDHLLPTLSTKLGKYAEKILRSRGLKVMLNERVKALTSKQVYLGNGEVVESHTVVSTVGNAPHPIVVDLCEKHGIEHEHGRIRTDSAMRVIGTEGIYAAGDCAAVPLWKSDESCPPTAQFAMRQGMLLGKNIMAEAQGKPVKDFKFTGLGELATIGHRSAVASVFGLQFSGFFAWFMWRTIYLSKLPGLDRKMRVMIDWTLDLFFPRDINIISPRYSRSLQEVYLEKDNILFNPGEPAFSFYVVKSGRVDIVDGDQLIKTIEAGEFFGERALFDDNTWRFQAIARKPTTLIALSSGEFKAVMGTSKYFQRLLTRSAQQYRSGEDLEALLKQLPDSLLDSEVKDVMHSMVDSFPVNTSVSDTLKTFKESRHTIYPVTEPDTGKFLGVFRRDDFYDYIKQKNVSGYSTLEGLHLRELPQIHPMFPVRLALEIMVREGSNKVIATEDNTISGLITIMDIIGGLDFEDKAEQPVEAAAFEI
- a CDS encoding NAD(P)-dependent oxidoreductase → MNATDTPSIGFIGLGVMGSSMAGHILKSGYPLTVFNRTRSKADHLIDAGAVWANSPAEVAKKSDIIFTIIGDPSDVKRVYLEDDGLVQSAHSGTMLVDMTTSSPKLAQQISEVAATKDISVLDAPVSGGDRGAREATLSIMIGGNEAAYGRILPILKVMGKNIVYQGPAGSGQHTKMANQIAVAAGMFGITESLAYAKKSGLDPEKVLQSISSGAAGSWSLSNLAPRILNGDFAPGFFVKHFIKDMRIALESAESMELSLPCLEMAKASYDRLAALGHENLGTQALAKLYFS
- a CDS encoding LOG family protein codes for the protein MNPYQESDEIDGSRDITRKPPKAYHNSDFIGSVAARHIRVQCELLEPYYRFRGEHVNHTIVFFESARIQPRDVIEQKLELARRTGTGAHTPDMSEEIEALEKELTVSRYYEDARRMAKQLTEWSDATFPKEEDRYYISSGGGPGIMEAANRGAKEAGGRSIGLGISLPFEASNNPYITPDLSFEFHYFFVRKYWFLYPAKAIVIFPGGFGTMDEFFEVVTLIQTQKIRKKMPIVLYGHDYWDGLINFEKFKDLGLISPEDLDLFKIIDDVDEAQEYIIRKIADYKINDQDSVK
- a CDS encoding transglutaminase family protein, which gives rise to MITDVNKALRYFVHHRTVYSYSYPVAISHHAAFLSPLNSNQQTLERFSLQVTPRPDDLTEGLDYFGNIRHQFSIAESHSELTVEMRAQVQKLVRAIPDPEDSPSAAEVHRFLVNPITREGVDAADFRFPSEWTQPKDEFVAYARQFIDPNRPYLEGVKRLCDGIHQDFDFDNEATDINTPLTEFFEKRGGVCQDFAHFMIACLRGMGFAAGYVSGYILTHPPEEQPRLEGADASHAWVTTYVPEIGWVDLDPANALFVNEEHIHVARGRDYQDVAPIKGAVSGGGEQEIEISVTVRPEWEVEENSPRKGIYWEDLM
- a CDS encoding circularly permuted type 2 ATP-grasp protein; the protein is MEGVSVAFIPKNLLICTPAAITDLTILIRSMKFVVCDPIDWVETTCELMAHSPTLNNLHIHHGYSGVDGYYDELFDEFGGVREGWAAVWQKIQRFTSEDLVQRDRLLRDLIEENGITYNVYSSESDRTRSWTMDMLPLIFSENEWGFVEQAMTQRVTLLNHLAADFYGRRRLLSEGHYPAALVLGNPLFLRPCNGTVPKEGRWINFYAADLARSPDGSWWVLSDRLEAASGLGYSLENRTLSTRVVPGLMRDAQIRRLQPFVRQLHDSFVQMGPNGKSDPTIVVLTPGPLNETYFEQAYLARNLGYPLVEGADLTVRDNKVFLKTIEGLQQIDVIVRRLDASWSDPLEFRAESMLGVPGLVNVVREGQVVIANSLGVGVLESAALPAFLPSLSQHVLGEELLIPSVATWWCGQVRERAYVLDNLSKLIVKPVFHERERATFFGPNLSGQELEQVRALIEQEPEMWCAQEGVSQATAPVYQEGNIQPRHFLVRVFMVPSEKGWMLMPGGLGRISPSIENVSVSMQHGGLSKDIWIRKEGNTPRSQSLGQTKHKSKRVPLHPQLPSRVADNLFWLGRYAERADHLARVLKESIDAVVDPEDVSDLDGLGPLLRALIPAEDYPRLRLEDRHNWTYLDSVEVLSALIWDEKLPGSLIDSVAQVQRTASSVRERLSNQVSGILRGLTFSAPPVGYHEELSDLSFRAVDRTQLHLAAFSGLIAENMTRGHGWIFIEIGRRIERAMNIAGMLRAAICQTEEPTDNSLKHILGVLDSMLTYRRRNLSTFKIDAILDLVIWDRTNPRGIQFQVDMLQDLAERLPDAVRETARSPMSLLVHRLSGVIAVESPDAFADFEDRIQMRALDAFLGRIQDALFAVSDQVSEQFFAITRRQESVVNLPHLQQTGSI